GTCAGATGATTTCTAAGGAGCCCAGGCTGTGTCTTCCTTCAGCATAATTAGATATTCGCCAACTATAGTTAGAGTTTTCTAAACTGTAATCCATCCAGTGCTGACTGTAATTAAGTACAGTAAGTACCAAACAACTGTCTTACTTGCTTTTATTGGAGAGGGATGGATGAGGATGGCACTGATGCCTCTCTGTTTAATTCTTGAGATGGTGTGCCCTGTAATGTCTTGAAACTGCGTGTACATGTAATTATAAGGGATGGGAATCTCTCATTCTTAGGCCCAGATTGGAGTGAATATATCCGTGCATTTCAAAGATGTGCTCTGTGTGAAAAGTATGTCCTTCGAAGGAAGAATTGTTGTCAGGTTCCTAATGGAATTTGTTGAGGTAGTGGGTCTTTGTGCTCTATTCCTAAaggatttctctttttattaacTTGTAGGACCCTTCAAAGTCGtacaagaaagctggagaagTTACAACAGTTGAATTACATGTGGAAGAAGGTATACAAGTAGAAACAAATCCCTTACCTAAGAAAGTTTCCCCATTGCACACTGAAATGACAGATTATATAAAGTCATCTCCTCCGACTCTTATCAGTAGCCATAATTCTGACTTAAAGGATAGAACACAGATTAACGGAGCAACAACTGTAACAGAGAAATTGGCTCAACTTATTGCAACTTGTCCTCCTTCAAAGtcttccaaaacaaagcagaagaagcCTGGGAGTGGAACTGCATCTGGTTTGGTTAAAGACTCTGGGAAGAAGCTGCCAGGAACCATTCCTACAAGCGGGATAGTTAATAAAGATTTGGTAAAGAAGTTGCCAGGATCTGGTATTGCTGTCGGATTGGTTAGTAAGGACTCAGGGAAGAAGCCATTAGGGATTGGTAGCGCAGCCATATTGGTTAGCAAAGACTCTGGGAAGAAGCCACAAGGGATCGGCCCGTTAATAGGATTGGTTAACAAGGACTCTGGAAAGAGGCTGTCAGGGATCAGCACTCCACCTGGGTTAGTTAGCAAGGACTCTGGGAAGAAACAGCCGATGGCCAGCTCTGCGGTTGGATTAATTAACAAAGATGTTGGGAGGAAGTTTCCAGGTATCAGCACTCCAACCGGACTGACTAATAAGGAGTCTGCAAAGAAGCCAGCGGGGATCAGCGCTCCAGCTGGACTGATTAACAAAGATGCTGGGAAGAAGTTGCTGGGAATAAGTAGTCCTGCAGGATTGGTTAGCAAGGATACTGGGAGGAAAATGCCAGGGAATGGCAATGCCACGGCTCTGACTAACAAAGACTCTGGCAGGAAGACACCAGGGATTGGCAGCCCAGTGGGACCGGTTAACAAGGACTCTGGGAGGAAGATAGTAGGCATTAGCAGCCCGGTGGGATTGGTTAGCAAGGACTCTGGAAAGAAGCCAACGGGAATCAGCACTCCGGTGGGTTTGGTTAACAAGGACTCTGGAACTCTGAAAGCAGACTCCCTTATGCCTGCCTCAGAGCCCTTTAAGCTTCCTTGCAATTCAAACCTCGAAAGCCACGATGCTACGgatttactgaaagaaaatactagCAGCAAAACATTTGAGAAGCACATTGTGAGGCAGAGCAAAGAAAGCATCTTGGATAAATTTTCAATTCGGAAAGAAATCGCTGATGTAGGCAAAGAAATGTTTAATGAAGGAATCTGTGTCCCACAGGATGGTTACTCAGCCAGCGAGAAAGGGATTTATGAAACATCTAAGCATGAAAAACAGCCTCCGGTCTATTGCACTTCACCAGACTTCAGGACAGGAGGTGCTTCGGATGTATCCACAGCCAAGTCCCCATTTAGTGCAGTAGGAGAGGGAAATCTCCCGTCGCCTTCACCCACAGTGTCTGTTACCACCTTAAACAGGAGCCTCTCAGCAGCATCTTCGCAGTTAGCATCCAACACGCTGCATCTGAGCTCCACGGCTGATCTCTTAGAAGGTATTTCAGATCAGATTGGCAAAACTCAGTTTTCTCCTGACAGTACGCTTCTAAATATAAACAGAACGTTGAACCATGCTCTGAGCACCGATTTTAAAGGTGCTGATAAAGACCTGAGTGAATCAAAAGCTACTTATGTAGAAACTTCGAGAACCAGCCCTTCTATAGGGAAAAAGCCCATTTTGGCAGCTGAAACGAGCATTCATGCTACTGTCACCCCTTCAGTAGTGAGTTTTACCAGCTTGTTTAGTAGCAAGCAGTTCCTAAAGATCGGTGCAATAGCAGCATCAGATAAATCCTGCCAAGGAGCAAAAAATCTGAGCACTAGTCAGCAATCCAAacctttaaagaaaaggaaaggaaggaagccACGATGGACTAAAGTGGTGTCGAGAAGCACATGCCGGCCTCCGAAGGGTCTGGAACTAGAAAGGTcagagctttttaaaaacatttcatacAGTGCACTATCCAACAGTAACTTGGAGCAGGCCAAATTCTTAAAAAACATAGGGTCGTCTTCATTCGTGGAGCACGAATTCGTTAAGCATCAGCTGCCAAAACTGAATGAGGGTAGTGGACAGTCTCTTGCACTGCTAACCGAGTCTGACAAGCAGACTCCAAAGTTCTACAGTGCACACAAACAACCTTCAAGTTTGTGTATGTCGGATGATTTCTTACCTGACATGTATAAACCTAAAAGAGGAAGACCTAAATCCAAGGAGATGCCCGAGCTTGAAGGTCCCCCCAAAAGAACTCTAAAGATCCCAGCGTCAAAAGTCTTTTCGGTGCAGtcaaaagaagagcaagaacCTCCCATTTTGCAGCCCGAGGTGGAAATTCCTTCCCTAAAGCAGAGTTTATCGGGACAAGCTTTTCCTAAAAAGAGGGGGAGGCCTAAAAGGCAGATGAGGTCATCGATCAAAATGAAGCCGCCGATTCTTTCTGTAGCACCTTTTGTTGGAACAGAAAGCTCAAACAAGATAGAATCTGAAAGCGATCAGCATCGGAGCGGGGAGTTTTTTGAGAGAAAGGACCAGCTCCGAGGACCAGAAGATGTCCAAAAACCTAATATTTGTAGCATGAGTGATTTGGAAGGAGACTCAGACAGAAAAGTTGCCAAGAGAAACAACGGGCAGTTAATGAAAACTATTATtcggaaaataaataaaatgaaaactttgaagagaaagaaactttTGAATCAGATTCTCTCGAGTACGGTGGAACCAAATAAAGGGAAAGTGCAATCTAAGCTCCACAACACGGTGTCGACACTCGCCGCCACTTTCGGTTCAAAATTAGGCCAGCAAATTAACGTCAGCAAGAAAGGAACGATTTACATaggaaaaaggaggggaaggaaaccCAAAGCTGTCCTGAACGGTATTTTAACTAGTAATTCTGCCAGTCTGACAGTTCTTGAGAAATCTTCTCAGCAAACTCCCGGCACATCCTTTGGCCAAGTACTTCCCCActtgctgccttcagcagccAATAACTCCGAGATTCTCCCCTCCCCTGTTTGCTCTCAGTCCTCTGCAGTCAGTGGGGGGCAGAGCCCCGTCAGCAGCGACGCGGGATTCATCGAGCCCAGCTCAGTGCCGTACTTGCACATCCACTCCAGGCAAGGAAGCGTTGTTCAGACACTCGCAATGAAGAAAGCTGCTAAGGGAAGGAGGAGATTATCTCCACCCACGTTGTTGCCAAACTCTCCTTCTCACTTGAGTGAGCTGACGTCGCTGAAAGAAGCCACTCCTTCCCCCGTGAGCGAATCTCACAGCGATGAGACCATACCCAGCGACAGCGGGATAGGAACAGATAACAACAGCACTTCGGATCGAGCCGAGAAGTTCTGTGGGCAGAAGAAGAAGAGGCATTCGTTTGATCACGTTTCTCTTATCGCACCCGAAGCTTCCACGGTTTTAAGTAATctcaaagaaaagcataaaCACAAATGCAAGCGCCGGAGTCACGATTACCTCAGTTATGACAAAATGAAgaggcagaagaggaaaaggaaaaagaagtatcCTCAGCTTCGAGGTAGGCAGGACCCGGATTTCCTGGCTGAATTGGAAGAATTAATCAGTCGATTAAGTGAAATTAGAATAACCCACAGAAGTCACCATTTTATACCCCGAGATCTCCTGCCTACCATTTTCCGGATCAATTTCAATAGTTTCTATACTCACCCTACTTTTCCTTTAGATCCGTTGCACTACATTAGGAAACCTGATTTaaagaagaagagaggcagGCCTCCGAAAATGCGGGAGGCTATGGCAGAAATGCCTTTCATGCATAGCCTCAGCTTTCCTCTCTCCAGCACCGGGTTCTATCCCTCCTATGGCATGCCTTACTCTCCTTCCCCCCTCGCAGCTGCTCCCATAGGCTTAGGTTATTACGGAAGGTACCCCCCGACTCTTTATCCCCCACCACCTTCTCCTTCTTTCACCACCCCGCTGCCACCACCCTCCTACATGCATACAGGCCATTTGCTTCTCAATCCCACCAAATACCACAAGAAAAAGCATAAACTTTTACGGCAGGAGGCTTTCCTCACCACGAGTAGGACTCCGCTCTTGTCCATGAGCACGTACCCCAGCGTTCCACCCGAGATGGCTTATGGCTGGATGCTGGAACACAAGCACAGGCATCGCCACAAACACAGAGAGCATCGTACTtccgagcagcagcaggtttcCATGGACACCATCACGGCTAATAGCTCTTCAAGAACAGTTCTGGAGTCCTTGAAGCGCTACAGATTTGGGAAAGAGGCTGTCGGTGAGAGGTACAAACATAAGGAGAAACACAGATGTCACATGTCTTGTCCCCACCTGTCGCCTTCAAAGGGATTGCTAAGCAGAGATGAACAGTGGGTCCGGAGGGAGCCTTCGGAGTCTAATTCCTTAGCACTGGGGTTGCAGACGCCGTTACAGATAGACTGCTCAGACAGCTCCCCAGGTCTGTCCCTGGGGGGATTTACTCCCAGCTCCGAGCCGGCCAGCAGCGACGAACACACCAATCTTTTCACAAGTGCAATAGGCAGCTGCAGAGTCACAAACTCTACCAGCACCAATGGACGTAAAAAACTAACTGACAGCCCTGGACTCTTCAGTGCACAGGACAGCTCGCTAAATCGACCACTCCGAAAGGAACCGTTGCCTTCTATTGAAAAGGCACTGCAGCCACTGTCAGGTAAGGGAGCTCTCATTGTATCACCTCATGAGTCTTGTGACGGTAAGCTCTAAAGCAGCTTGCACTGGGAAAGGCAGGCAGAGATAGCTTTGGCTTTGTGGCACTTTTTCTGTGTTGGATTTTAGGGCTACCGTTGTTGTTTTGATGGAGGGTTTCTGTTGTGGCAGTGCGCTGTTCTGCTCAGCTTCTGGCACAGATTAATGGGAAGTCTCCTGTGTACGGGACTGCCTAAGTACCTTTTCCCACCAGATTTGCTTTGCTTAGTTGTTGAAGCATACAAAGTTTTCTAGGGGTGTTTTCTCATTCcaaagtcttttctttttccttatgatTTCTGATCATTTTTGATACCATAGAAACCATCTTTCTACTTGTTTTGGAGTTTGATGGATTGATTTTAGGCTAGCTATGGGTACTACTACTGTGAGCAACTTTGCCATTAAAGAAGatgtttcatatttctttcatgACCCAATTTGAGGTGTTTTGATCATCCTTCCTATAGTGTAGCTTTGATCCCTGACTTGAGGCTTTTTGCAGTACCTCCAAACAGTTGCAAAATGATCCTGGGGATGCCCAAGACCAAACACTGTAACGACTGTTTTATTCCTAGCTAGGAAGCTCATCTTACATACATCCCTAGATGCAACTGAAACAGAACTGAGACTGAGCACAGAAAATGGCAGTGGCACCAGCAGAGGATTTGCTGTTCAAGGACCTCCATTCTGCCGTGCTAAAAAATGCTGAGCGTTTCTCCTCCTTTACTCTGATTCTGGCCTATGTTCTCCCTTGTAAATGTAAATCCTCTGCCCCAAACCGCTTGTGACTAATAGCTCACAGCGAGAGCTTGGGGAGCAGCTCACTGTCAGTAAGGAATGTTACCTCCTCATGTTCCTTGcgttcattttcctcctttgcttgTAAGGCTTCCATTCTGATGCCTCCTACCGCCTCGCCTGCATTCCTATTACCCTCCAATACGAGGAAAGTAAGGTACATCTGCATACAGTTCTGATAAGATAAAGACAGAATTGTAGCATTTTTACATCTCTGCTGCTAAAACGACGTCGGGGGGGTGTCAGGAGAAAGCAGGATAGCTGTAACATCTGctgagagggagagaagaacACAGAGCTCAGTCACCAAAGGGTTACACGCAGCTCAGAGGAGAATGGTTGTGGTAGCTCGTGTAGTTCTGGGAATTTCCTGAGGAATTCCATTACAGTGAATGATCTGACTTGGGTTTTTATGAGGAACAGCCTAATTAGAGATGTTTTAGGCTGAAACCTGCTAGCAAAGGCTCTGAATCACTCTCCCTCTTAGGGTGTGTTTATTTGGTTCATCAGATGCAGCGTATCACTTTCAGTAAGTGTATTTCTCGTGATTGGAACCAGCTGTTTGTGTTGTGGGACCAGCTTCCAGCTCAGCATTCAGCTCATTCACAAGGAGCTCCTGATGCCCGCATCGTCTCCATGCTGTACATCGGAGGGCTTAGACTGCATCTAGAAGAaaaagcttctctttttttttccccctttagaTCAATGGCAAGTTGCATAGCTGGCTTTGTTTGTAATCTGTGCTGCTGAATTGTGATTGTGTGGCCATTACTGTGAAAGACTTGGGTCCTATTTTTGTGTACTGCGGAAAATAGAGCAGATGAAGGGAAAATGTGGTGCATCGAGGATGGGGTTTTTTATGTTTATTGAACCGGATGCAGCCGAGGTGCGTGATGGAGGGAACACAGAGCGAGAGCTGTTAAAGGAAGCAGTGGGAGAGCAGCATCAGGCAATTTTATGCCCTTTGTGATCCACAAAAGGGGGGATATTCATCGTAATTTATCTCAGAAATACCTTGTGTGGAAAACACCCTGCATTTCCACGGGGCTTTGAACACAAACCCTGCACGGCTGCCTTCCTTGGCAGATACTTTCAGTCGTCTTAGCTGATGTCTGACGCTCTGGGGTTGGATCAGAACTGTAATTGCGATGCTGTGTTTTGGCACGCGGGACTGGGTGGACGAATGGTGGTGTTTAACAGGAGATGCAGCTCAGAGAGGTGTTTCAAGATGTGTAGCTTCACACAGTCCATACTCAGGAGCCAACAGGAAGATCATGAGGCTGCTTTAAGTGGGgcttcagcagagcagccacTTGTGGGCAGTGCTGTATGGGGCTTCTTCTGGGAGCcaccacagcatcacagcacgAATTGCTTTGCACAGTTGGTTGCTCATTTTAAGGTGGTCTCACGGTGCTTGGAGTGAAGGGGAGCCTAGAGAAGCTGTTTGGTGGAGACCAATCTGTTTGAAACTCCCTTCATCCTATTGAAAACCCAAAGGAGAGGTTTGAGGCAAACGTCAGTCAGCGTGACAGAACATGTGTGCGCCCAAAGCTCAGAGATTGTCAACCTCCGTGTTCAAATGCGAGCTATTTTAGCTGCAGATTTGCCTATTTCAGGTCACGAAGCTGCGCTGTACGCTGTGCCCGACCCGAGGGCTgagcggcggcgggcggcagcgCGGGGCAGGGCCGTGGGCAACGGCGCCGCCTGGCGGCAAGGCCGGGCCTAGCACCGCCGGGGCCTGCACCTCCACCTGGGCCTAGCGCTGCAGCATGGGCATAGCACCTGCCGGACCCCAGGCCTAGTGCTGCCTGACCCCAGGCCTAGTGCCTACCTGACCCCAGGCCTAGCACTGCAGCCCAGGCCTCGTGCTGTCTGACCCCAGGCCTAGTGTCACAGCCTGAGCTTGACACCTGCCTGACCCTGGGCCtagtgctgcagccccagcttaGCACTGCCTGAGCCTGTGCCTAGTGTGGCAGTATGGGCCTAGTGTGGCAGTATGGCCCTAGTGTGGCAGTATGGGCCTAGTGTGGCAGTATGAGCCTAGTGTGGCAGTATGGGCCTAGTGTGGCAGTATGGGCCTAGTGTTGCCTGACCTTGGGCCTGTTGTCTGCCTAACTGCAGGCCTGGTGCTGCCTGACCCCAGGCCTAGCACAGCACCTTGAGCCGAACACTTGCTGAACTCCATCAGGGCTCAGCCTCTGTCACCCCAGGGCCTGGCTGTGCAGCTGAGACCCCGCAGGGGCTGAAAGGCTCCTGCCTGCTGAGGTTGGGCAGCTGAGGGGGGTGAGCAGTTACATCTCTGAAGAAGGAATCCTCCATGTGTGGTCATCTGTAAGAAACCCCAGTGACAAGCTGCTCTGTAATGAAGCAGCTCTTTAAATTCCTTTcacctgtctttttttttcctgttgaaactTATTATAACATCTTTGTGCTTATAGCAGTtagcttttatttcccttttttcccttttatttttttttcctgaggtcTCAGggcatttattttaatctatGCAGTATGAAATCAATATCTCTTGTAGTTCCTCACTAGGAAAATTGATCCAGGGATAAGAAGACAATTGTTCTTTCTAATATTAAGCAACTGCATGTGGTCTCCCTGCAGAGTTCCACTGCAGCTTCCTTCTTCGCTTATGTTGTCAGAGCAGCCCCTACAGAAACACGCTCGGAGCCCACCAGCTTTATGCCATGAAGGGAAGTGGGGAGTTCTCCACACAGAGACATTTAACTTGCAGCTCAGGACAATGTCCAGTGAAAAATTAAATCCGGTGCTTCTGCTTTGTCAGAAAGTTGGAATATTTGGGCAGTGGTGTTGTTTACTTCGTCTCTCAGTCAAACATTTCTTAGGTGTTACACCACAGGGTAATAATAATCATGAAAGTCCTGGGCTTCTCAGTACAAGAAAGGCATGGGTGTACTGCAGGGAGCGCAGTGACAAGCCACAGAGGTGACTAAGGGCTTGGGAATTCCATCATACAAACAGAGAtgggactgctcagcctgtggaagagaaagctcaggggagatcttatcagTGTTGCATAGACTTGATGGCAGGGAATAAAGAAAAGGGAACCGAATCCAGCATTGCATGGTGAGAGGAAAAGGGGCAGCCAGGCATTAAGTcaaacacaggaagttctggCCAtatagaagggaaaaaatgtttaatcaTAAGGGGGATTGAACTCCGGTTTGGATTGCCTAGGAAGGTTTTGGAGTCCCTGTGGACACGTTGGAAACTTGACACGGTGGCTGTCTGGGTCCGcagaagtcctttccaacctcagctgttctgtgaaGATGAAATGGGAGAGGAGTTCATTTGAAAGCAGGGATGTGTCGGGGTGTTTTGATTGTGTTGGTGTTGgctttttttactttaaagctACTCCCCAGATACGAAGTGTCTCTTCCTCATGCATTGCTTTACTGTTCCATATGTGCCATTGCCCTGCGAGAAATGCTGTCGTGATGGTGGGGATCCTTCTGCAACTACTGACATTGTCACAAGGAAGTGTTCTTAATGCTaaaaaacacatacatatatactcTTAGTTGTATTATTTAGCATCTGCATTGTGTTTTACTGGCACTGCCAgactgaagtgattttttttgtgtgtgcttttgtcTTCCCTGATCTGCTTTTCAGGCGCTCTGCCAACACAGGACAAACCTTCCCAGAGGCAGTCAGAGAGCACAAATTGCAGCCCTTCCAGAAAGAGATCAACATCTGAGAGCACATCTTCTACAGGCAAGTAATATTTGCTCATCTCGTTTTGGAGATCACTGCAATGCTAAAACCTATAGCGCTACGGGCAAAGACGACGTTGCTATGAGAACTTTACAGCAGCAGGATTTTTGTGGAGATGCTGACTTTTTCCACTTGTAACTTAGGATACAAATGCTTCCAATTGTGTTGTAGAACAGGGGAAATTGAGCTGGCAtgtaaagaagcagcagcagcgtaGCTGTGGTGGAATGGAGTTGGGTTCCTCACCGTGTTAAATAAGCCTTCCTGAAGCTTGGGTCTTTAATTGCTAGCAGTTCTTGTGGCACTGCAGTTAATCAATGAATTGGGTGAATAAATCCCTCTGTGGGGAGCCTGTGGGGCCCAGAAGATGAGGCAAGAAAGGCATTGCTAGAAGCCAGTTGGAGAAAAACCTCCTGTGAGGGTTCCAACATTCTTAGACAGTAAAGTTGATTGCAACTTTGTAGTAAACATCCCTAGGATATGTACTAACAGAACTACTTTGTTACAATTTCCATATGTAAAGAATGTGGCAAAACTGctatttcctcctccctttAAACAAACATTTACCACCCTTCAACATATGCTTAGGAAATCCAACCAGAGTGAAGTATCTTTGTGTCTTGTTAACTTTCGGTTGCTTGTTGGAAAGGGCCAACTGCAAGCAGTTTAAGCCTGTACATAGGCGGGTGTCAAAAGTTCAGGCATTTCTTGGGTGGGAGAGCAAAGAACAAAGCTGAGTTGTGAGTTTGTCAGCTTCAAAGACATTGAactgatgctgctgctggaagagagCAGTCCTTGTCACGTCTCCTGCAGATCTGGAGTGCGTGTGGGGTTTTGGTGCATTTGGCATAAAGAGCTGCTTCCTTACCATCCAGGAGTACACAAGTAGTGCTGCAGCTGTTGGGGATCAGAGTTCAGATGTCTGATCCTTCGGGATTGTTTTCCCAACAGAAGCACTGGTTGATGGGCAGCCCCTGGGCCGTGTGTCCGAATGTGCCGTGTTGTTCAGTTATCACGGGCAatgcagctgctccctgagctccCAGTGTTGAGCAGATGGTGTTTCTGTGGGGAACCTTCAGCTCTGCCCCGGCGTGTGTTTAAAGACCATAGGAAAACAGGGAAGCTTGTCTTCACTCCTCCATCtaaaactgaaagctgaaagtCCTTCCAGTGTGCTGAGTCGCCCAGGCTGTTAGGTTTCCAAGTGTTTATGGTTATGTTTGCAGCAGTGACTGCACGAGcgtgctgctgtttcttttttgagcCCTATAGGAAGCAAGTTGTTCATAGGAGGCCATTAGGAGCAGATATGCTGATTCTTCCTCCTTCAGATTGTTTGCACTCTCAgaataatgttttcatttgcactTGCAAATTCATTACTTTGGAAAACTGATGAGGAATGCGTCTCTCCACGGTAACAGACTTGGACTAGAAAATACTTACTGTACATTGTCTGTGCTGCATCTTTGACTGCTAATGCACGATGTCCTTCTTGCCAAAAGATAGAAACCCTATTACAAAACCATTCTGTTGTCTTCTCTTTA
This genomic interval from Excalfactoria chinensis isolate bCotChi1 chromosome 32, bCotChi1.hap2, whole genome shotgun sequence contains the following:
- the ASH1L gene encoding histone-lysine N-methyltransferase ASH1L; this translates as MDPRNTAMLGLGSDSEGFAGKSPSLVNIGTLVGKGDVDLESCTKEEEEGEKNREGNGVENGKKEALVDAQQQFSVKETNFTEGNLKLKIGLQAKRTKKPPKNLENYVCRPAIKTSIKQPRRPPKSGKMTDEKNEHCPSKQDPSKSYKKAGEVTTVELHVEEGIQVETNPLPKKVSPLHTEMTDYIKSSPPTLISSHNSDLKDRTQINGATTVTEKLAQLIATCPPSKSSKTKQKKPGSGTASGLVKDSGKKLPGTIPTSGIVNKDLVKKLPGSGIAVGLVSKDSGKKPLGIGSAAILVSKDSGKKPQGIGPLIGLVNKDSGKRLSGISTPPGLVSKDSGKKQPMASSAVGLINKDVGRKFPGISTPTGLTNKESAKKPAGISAPAGLINKDAGKKLLGISSPAGLVSKDTGRKMPGNGNATALTNKDSGRKTPGIGSPVGPVNKDSGRKIVGISSPVGLVSKDSGKKPTGISTPVGLVNKDSGTLKADSLMPASEPFKLPCNSNLESHDATDLLKENTSSKTFEKHIVRQSKESILDKFSIRKEIADVGKEMFNEGICVPQDGYSASEKGIYETSKHEKQPPVYCTSPDFRTGGASDVSTAKSPFSAVGEGNLPSPSPTVSVTTLNRSLSAASSQLASNTLHLSSTADLLEGISDQIGKTQFSPDSTLLNINRTLNHALSTDFKGADKDLSESKATYVETSRTSPSIGKKPILAAETSIHATVTPSVVSFTSLFSSKQFLKIGAIAASDKSCQGAKNLSTSQQSKPLKKRKGRKPRWTKVVSRSTCRPPKGLELERSELFKNISYSALSNSNLEQAKFLKNIGSSSFVEHEFVKHQLPKLNEGSGQSLALLTESDKQTPKFYSAHKQPSSLCMSDDFLPDMYKPKRGRPKSKEMPELEGPPKRTLKIPASKVFSVQSKEEQEPPILQPEVEIPSLKQSLSGQAFPKKRGRPKRQMRSSIKMKPPILSVAPFVGTESSNKIESESDQHRSGEFFERKDQLRGPEDVQKPNICSMSDLEGDSDRKVAKRNNGQLMKTIIRKINKMKTLKRKKLLNQILSSTVEPNKGKVQSKLHNTVSTLAATFGSKLGQQINVSKKGTIYIGKRRGRKPKAVLNGILTSNSASLTVLEKSSQQTPGTSFGQVLPHLLPSAANNSEILPSPVCSQSSAVSGGQSPVSSDAGFIEPSSVPYLHIHSRQGSVVQTLAMKKAAKGRRRLSPPTLLPNSPSHLSELTSLKEATPSPVSESHSDETIPSDSGIGTDNNSTSDRAEKFCGQKKKRHSFDHVSLIAPEASTVLSNLKEKHKHKCKRRSHDYLSYDKMKRQKRKRKKKYPQLRGRQDPDFLAELEELISRLSEIRITHRSHHFIPRDLLPTIFRINFNSFYTHPTFPLDPLHYIRKPDLKKKRGRPPKMREAMAEMPFMHSLSFPLSSTGFYPSYGMPYSPSPLAAAPIGLGYYGRYPPTLYPPPPSPSFTTPLPPPSYMHTGHLLLNPTKYHKKKHKLLRQEAFLTTSRTPLLSMSTYPSVPPEMAYGWMLEHKHRHRHKHREHRTSEQQQVSMDTITANSSSRTVLESLKRYRFGKEAVGERYKHKEKHRCHMSCPHLSPSKGLLSRDEQWVRREPSESNSLALGLQTPLQIDCSDSSPGLSLGGFTPSSEPASSDEHTNLFTSAIGSCRVTNSTSTNGRKKLTDSPGLFSAQDSSLNRPLRKEPLPSIEKALQPLSGALPTQDKPSQRQSESTNCSPSRKRSTSESTSSTVIGVPTRGTRLTAADDSVDSLLQRMAQHEGQAALDKSIEAVIANVSVPPSASPARNHNRERSLGKQDSLVAPAIPSSSCSDSISLLSDRLPNSYSPHHLKRSVVEAMQRQARKMCNYNKILATKKNLDHVNKILKAKKLQRQSRTGNNFVKRRPGRPRKYPMQAVVSMQAFQAARLVSQELDKREESSSPLHLGPDTITDVIEAVVQSVNLNPDHQKGWKRKRWLPEEQARKRQKPLPEDEQESSKSFSEAPPEPPSPQDALGKPPEPENTQQQQQQPLPSLPQREKKAPRPPKKKYQKAGLYSDVYKTADPKSRLIQLKKEKLEYTPGEHEHGLFPAPIHVGKYLRQKRIDFQLPYDILWQWKHNQLYKKPDVPLYKKIRSNVYVDVKPLSGYEATTCNCKKPDDENGKGCMEDCLNRMIFAECSPNTCPCGEQCCNQRIQRHEWVQCLERFRAEEKGWGIRTKEPLKAGQFIIEYLGEVVSEQEFRNRMIEQYHNHSDHYCLNLDSGMVIDSYRMGNEARFINHSCNPNCEMQKWSVNGVYRIGLYALKDMPAGTELTYDYNFHSFNVEKQQLCKCGFEKCRGIIGGKSQRVNGLPNKNNQPVSSHRRTGRSKEKRKSKHKLKKRRGHMPEEPSESVNTPTRLTPQLQMKPMSNRERNFVLKHHVFLVRNWEKIRQKQEEVKQVSDNIHTASLYSRWNGICRDDGNIKSDVFMTQFSALQTARSVRTRRLAAAEENIEVARAARLAQIFKEICDSIIAYKDSSRQALAAPLLNLPPKKKNADYYEKISDPLDLATIEKQILTGYYKTVEAFDGDMLKVFRNAEKYYGRKSPTGRDVCRLRKAYYNARHEASAQIDEIVGETASEADSSETSVCEKENGHEKDEDVIRCICGLYKDEGLMIQCEKCMVWQHCDCMGVNSDVEHYLCEQCEPRSVNREVPMIPRPHYTQPGCVYYICLLRDELLLRQGDCVYLMRDSRRTPDGHPVRQSYRLLSHINREKLDIFRIEKLWKNEKEERFAFGHHYFRPHETHHSPSRKFYHNELFRVPLYEIIPLEAVVGTCCVLDLYTYCKGRPKGVKEQDVYICDYRLDKSAHLFYKIHRNRYPVCTKPYAFDHFPKKLTPKRDFSPHYVPDNYKRNGGRSSWKSDRAKQQIKDLNQEEESLPLMEDVLGNQEQAGSEAPSLEEPEKEAVPTETSETEKKAEEGSADTQQLSSPEERRHIQRERLNQILLNLLEKIPGKNAIDVTYLLEEGSGRKLRRRTLTIPDSSFRK